A window of Candidatus Nealsonbacteria bacterium CG07_land_8_20_14_0_80_39_13 contains these coding sequences:
- the secG gene encoding preprotein translocase subunit SecG: MKSLLIAQIVTSALLIIVILLQQRGTALGSSFGGGGEFYSTRRGIQKKLLWLTVLLGTAFLVLAILEVVY; encoded by the coding sequence ATGAAATCTTTACTGATCGCTCAAATAGTAACATCTGCGCTTCTGATCATCGTTATTCTTCTCCAGCAAAGAGGGACTGCTTTAGGTTCTTCTTTCGGCGGAGGCGGAGAATTTTACTCCACCAGAAGAGGAATTCAAAAAAAACTTCTTTGGCTGACGGTCCTTCTGGGAACCGCTTTTCTGGTCTTAGCCATTTTGGAAGTAGTCTACTAA